Proteins found in one Maridesulfovibrio sp. genomic segment:
- a CDS encoding amino acid ABC transporter ATP-binding protein, with amino-acid sequence MIKFNNVNKYYGDYHALRDINLHIKKGEVVVVCGPSGSGKSTMIRCVNRLEPIQEGEILVEDMDVNGPRVNLPLLRAEIGFVFQSFNLYPHMTVLENIILAPTMVRNMKRKDAEELAMELLSKVNIPDKAGDYPSQLSGGQQQRVAIARGLAMRPNIMLFDEPTSALDPEMINEVLDVMKALAREGMTMVCVTHEMGFAREVADRVIFMDEGSLIEENTPEEFFNNPQHERSKLFLSKILSH; translated from the coding sequence GTGATAAAATTTAACAATGTCAATAAATACTACGGTGACTACCACGCCCTGAGGGATATCAACCTTCATATTAAAAAAGGCGAGGTTGTTGTTGTCTGCGGACCTTCAGGGTCTGGGAAAAGTACCATGATCCGCTGTGTTAACCGGCTTGAACCCATTCAGGAAGGTGAAATACTTGTGGAAGACATGGACGTTAACGGGCCGAGGGTGAACCTGCCTCTGTTGCGGGCTGAGATCGGCTTTGTTTTCCAGTCTTTCAATCTTTATCCGCATATGACGGTTTTGGAAAATATTATTCTGGCGCCGACTATGGTGCGGAATATGAAACGCAAGGACGCCGAAGAGCTGGCCATGGAGCTTCTTTCCAAGGTTAACATTCCGGACAAGGCCGGCGATTATCCTTCCCAGCTTTCTGGAGGGCAGCAGCAGCGTGTGGCAATCGCCCGCGGATTGGCCATGCGCCCGAATATCATGCTTTTCGACGAACCCACTTCCGCTCTTGACCCGGAAATGATCAACGAGGTTCTTGATGTAATGAAGGCTTTGGCCCGCGAAGGCATGACCATGGTTTGCGTAACTCATGAAATGGGCTTTGCCCGTGAGGTTGCGGACCGGGTTATCTTCATGGACGAGGGCAGTCTCATTGAAGAAAACACACCGGAAGAATTCTTCAATAATCCTCAGCATGAGCGTTCCAAACTCTTTCTGAGCAAGATCTTATCACATTAG
- a CDS encoding transporter substrate-binding domain-containing protein: protein MKRFMTLALAAALVMAFAATAFAGATYDRIMKDKVVRVGIMTDSIPGAFYNAKKEWVGFDVDIANEVAKRMGVKIDQVPVNNKTRIGFLQQGRIDLSVSNMTHKRSRDNSIDFSITYFFDGQKMLAPKGKFSSLKDFVGKKIAVMQGTTSELNVKKLLKKLGDAAPKVISYQKESECFQALQMGRVDAWSTDSTILLGYSAQVPGKYELVGDFFSNEPYGIGLVEDDSKLRDTVNFIIQDMWKDGTYEKIYNKWYGPDTKYYFPLTEQVEMWP, encoded by the coding sequence ATGAAAAGGTTTATGACTCTGGCTCTCGCAGCCGCTCTGGTTATGGCTTTCGCTGCAACTGCTTTTGCAGGTGCCACCTATGACAGAATCATGAAAGACAAGGTTGTTCGCGTCGGTATCATGACCGACTCCATCCCCGGTGCTTTCTACAACGCCAAAAAAGAATGGGTCGGCTTTGACGTTGACATCGCCAATGAAGTTGCAAAACGTATGGGCGTAAAAATCGATCAGGTTCCCGTCAACAACAAAACCCGTATTGGTTTCCTTCAGCAGGGACGTATCGATCTTTCCGTTTCCAACATGACTCACAAGCGTTCCCGCGACAATTCCATCGATTTTTCTATTACTTACTTTTTTGACGGCCAGAAAATGCTCGCTCCCAAAGGTAAGTTCTCCTCTCTCAAGGATTTCGTAGGCAAGAAAATTGCCGTTATGCAGGGTACAACTTCCGAACTGAATGTTAAAAAACTGCTCAAGAAACTTGGCGACGCAGCTCCCAAAGTTATCTCCTACCAGAAAGAGTCCGAGTGTTTTCAGGCTTTGCAGATGGGTCGCGTAGACGCATGGTCCACTGACTCCACCATCCTGCTCGGTTACTCCGCACAGGTTCCCGGCAAATACGAACTCGTGGGTGACTTCTTCTCCAACGAGCCTTATGGAATCGGTCTGGTTGAAGATGATTCCAAGCTCCGCGATACCGTTAACTTCATCATCCAGGATATGTGGAAAGACGGTACCTACGAAAAGATCTACAACAAGTGGTACGGTCCTGATACCAAGTACTACTTCCCCCTCACCGAACAGGTTGAAATGTGGCCCTAG
- a CDS encoding amino acid ABC transporter permease — protein MINRYLEKTWVQYLCLAAITGLLVYYFGWVFDFGYKFDWTVLYKKDASYGEVLGNMLVTGLGLTISISLMSSAIALGLGILFGLGRLSQFKPVYYFCTCYVEFFRNTPLLVQLFFWYFALPMGLPEGVRDFLFDQNFEMISATVGLGIYTSSFMAEVIRAGIQSIPKGLLEASYSSGLTPFQTLTKIILPLAFRAIIPPLGSEFLNNMKNSSLAMVVGVPELCWASQQIEGMTFKGFEATTAATVIYLSLSLIIAGILTLINWKLQIVPVKNRTLGHKFAHMLFWPFEAPVAFISRMHRRIKRKRQDDFSLSKAQAARRAFFTKLFKILGLIWKSAFLGCLAFLLFSAVYGVSKFNFQIIWDNLGTMLWWRFPQGGADEILWGLGGLSFSILMSVIAISISFFIGLVVGIGRTSKNKLFQIPATLYIELIRGNPLIMVIFWIYFFIPILTGQFLNVFWSATIALTIFTGAYLGEIVRSGIQNLPPGQFEAAVSTGLTYWQTMRKVILPQALKQMLPAIVGQFIAIFKDTSLAFVIGVLELTFVAQGLNNRLMIYPFEIYTTIAFLYFICCYLMSLVARRLERKLSTETFRLQM, from the coding sequence ATGATTAATCGCTATCTGGAAAAAACATGGGTTCAGTACCTGTGTCTGGCTGCCATAACCGGACTATTGGTATATTATTTCGGCTGGGTCTTTGACTTCGGCTATAAATTCGACTGGACCGTTCTTTATAAGAAAGACGCCTCTTATGGCGAGGTACTCGGTAATATGCTCGTCACCGGACTGGGATTGACGATCAGCATCTCACTGATGAGTTCGGCCATTGCGCTGGGGCTCGGTATCCTTTTCGGTCTGGGCAGGCTTTCGCAGTTTAAGCCGGTGTACTATTTCTGTACCTGCTATGTTGAATTTTTCCGGAACACCCCGTTACTTGTTCAGCTCTTTTTCTGGTACTTTGCCCTGCCCATGGGATTACCTGAAGGGGTGCGTGATTTTCTTTTCGACCAGAATTTTGAGATGATTTCCGCTACGGTAGGTCTTGGTATCTATACCAGTTCCTTCATGGCCGAGGTTATTCGAGCCGGTATTCAATCCATACCCAAGGGATTGCTTGAAGCGTCCTATTCTTCCGGTCTGACCCCTTTTCAGACTTTGACCAAGATTATTCTTCCCTTGGCTTTCCGTGCGATTATTCCCCCGCTGGGCAGTGAATTCCTCAACAATATGAAGAACTCCTCACTGGCTATGGTTGTCGGCGTTCCTGAACTTTGCTGGGCGTCACAGCAGATCGAGGGAATGACCTTTAAAGGCTTTGAGGCAACTACTGCGGCCACGGTCATTTATCTTTCCTTATCCCTGATCATTGCCGGTATCCTGACCCTTATCAACTGGAAGTTGCAGATTGTCCCCGTCAAGAACCGCACTCTGGGACATAAATTTGCGCATATGCTTTTCTGGCCCTTTGAGGCTCCGGTGGCTTTCATTTCCAGAATGCACCGCAGAATAAAGCGTAAACGTCAGGATGATTTCAGCCTTTCCAAAGCACAGGCGGCGCGCAGGGCCTTTTTCACAAAGTTGTTCAAAATTTTGGGTCTGATCTGGAAAAGTGCTTTTCTGGGATGTCTGGCTTTTCTGCTTTTTTCAGCTGTCTACGGTGTTTCCAAATTCAATTTTCAGATTATCTGGGATAACCTCGGAACCATGCTCTGGTGGCGTTTTCCCCAGGGTGGAGCAGATGAAATTCTTTGGGGTCTGGGCGGTTTGTCTTTCTCCATACTCATGTCTGTGATAGCTATCTCGATCAGTTTTTTTATCGGGTTGGTTGTTGGGATAGGGCGTACTTCCAAGAACAAGCTTTTTCAGATTCCGGCTACTCTTTATATTGAACTTATCCGCGGTAACCCGCTGATTATGGTCATCTTCTGGATCTATTTCTTTATTCCCATCCTTACCGGGCAGTTTTTAAATGTATTCTGGTCGGCCACTATCGCACTGACAATTTTTACCGGAGCCTATCTGGGTGAAATCGTGCGTTCCGGTATCCAGAACCTGCCCCCGGGACAGTTCGAGGCGGCTGTATCCACCGGACTGACCTATTGGCAGACCATGCGTAAGGTAATTCTTCCGCAGGCTTTGAAGCAGATGCTCCCGGCCATCGTCGGGCAGTTTATCGCCATCTTCAAAGATACCTCGCTGGCTTTTGTTATCGGTGTACTGGAGCTTACTTTTGTGGCGCAGGGACTGAACAACAGGTTGATGATTTATCCTTTTGAGATTTATACCACCATAGCATTTTTATACTTTATTTGTTGCTACCTGATGAGTCTCGTGGCAAGACGACTCGAACGGAAGCTGTCCACAGAGACCTTCCGTCTGCAGATGTAA
- a CDS encoding glycosyltransferase codes for MLGKSVPVFCYHAVCEKDGLSPVAFAAHLDMMQEMGFKTITADHLFEICLGRKPIDDKYVVLTFDDCHISNWINVVPMLEERGMTGVFFAVSDFIGAGKIRSRADVKEILPMREAFVMALSRDDNSQFMNEEELKSLVHDKGMEVYAHTCRHQGCFKDLRFKGNYSASSHWSTWGIYRKFNAELPTYDYGSAFAYNGFWPQFRKGKVTFKRRSDDERRKFIRDDFKRSLDKIKKINGARRQFFCWPWGDFDSLGMQEAAAAGFSGTFTLERSANMLGTDPMRINRIGVGSGKDAAWIKKRLLMYSNEAPAMLCFKFFTKRNDIGKILYITDSDKLSGGSRQLVNSARAMLQSGLGVVSVLKPGSMLIPVLKEMGADVVLLDDFKNILTAGAFLSNVIEEYQVDVVHTFHNRAVKIGCIAKGLSLLGGRKHKLFFNRGVIYKPNPLAPLFSLIGNGYICNSARSREVLLKHFVPPKRAQVVYNSFVGGGRKPKRSAETSIIYVGNGGHAKGADVFIQSVDRLLAKDKCEGVRFIAVGLKDISSFSENASPATLERIESPGFIAHEEVGKLLATSHIYVMSSRLESMPNTLLEAFDAGLAAICTKAGGTGELIRNGMNGFLCELEDSEGLAKCMKTLIDDTELRGEMGRLNRRIVRTFMSSSAKSRSLLKVYSSMPGDEPQVDLPDIDGLIKK; via the coding sequence ATGCTCGGTAAGAGTGTTCCTGTTTTTTGCTACCATGCCGTCTGTGAAAAGGATGGGCTTTCCCCCGTCGCGTTTGCCGCTCATCTAGATATGATGCAGGAGATGGGGTTCAAAACCATCACCGCCGATCATCTTTTTGAAATATGTCTGGGCCGCAAACCCATTGATGACAAATATGTGGTGCTCACCTTTGACGATTGCCACATAAGTAATTGGATCAACGTTGTCCCCATGCTTGAAGAGCGGGGTATGACCGGGGTCTTTTTTGCGGTCAGTGATTTCATCGGCGCAGGAAAAATCAGGAGCAGGGCGGATGTTAAAGAAATTCTGCCCATGCGTGAGGCTTTTGTCATGGCTCTTTCCCGTGATGATAATTCCCAGTTCATGAATGAAGAGGAATTGAAGTCTCTCGTCCATGATAAGGGTATGGAAGTCTACGCCCACACCTGCCGGCATCAGGGCTGCTTTAAGGATTTACGATTCAAGGGTAATTATTCCGCATCTTCCCATTGGTCCACATGGGGCATCTACCGTAAATTCAATGCCGAACTTCCCACTTATGATTATGGCAGCGCCTTTGCCTATAACGGGTTCTGGCCCCAATTCAGAAAGGGGAAAGTAACTTTCAAGCGCCGCAGTGATGATGAAAGACGTAAATTTATCCGCGATGATTTTAAGCGCAGTCTTGATAAAATCAAAAAAATAAACGGAGCGCGCCGTCAGTTCTTCTGCTGGCCGTGGGGAGACTTTGACAGTCTCGGTATGCAGGAGGCCGCCGCAGCGGGATTCTCCGGTACTTTTACTCTGGAACGTTCAGCGAATATGCTCGGTACGGACCCCATGCGCATCAATCGTATCGGAGTCGGTTCCGGCAAGGACGCCGCGTGGATCAAAAAACGTTTGCTCATGTACTCCAATGAAGCTCCGGCCATGCTTTGTTTTAAGTTTTTCACAAAGCGTAACGACATAGGCAAAATTTTATATATTACTGATTCGGATAAGCTCTCCGGAGGCAGCAGGCAACTGGTCAACAGCGCACGGGCCATGCTTCAGTCCGGTCTGGGGGTAGTCTCGGTGCTTAAACCCGGTTCCATGCTTATTCCCGTGTTGAAAGAGATGGGAGCGGATGTTGTTCTGCTGGACGATTTTAAGAATATTCTAACTGCCGGAGCTTTTCTTTCAAACGTGATTGAGGAGTATCAGGTGGATGTTGTTCATACCTTTCATAACCGGGCAGTAAAGATCGGTTGCATTGCCAAGGGGCTTTCCCTGCTTGGTGGTCGTAAGCATAAACTTTTCTTTAACCGTGGGGTCATTTACAAGCCCAACCCGCTGGCTCCGCTCTTTTCCCTCATAGGCAACGGCTATATCTGCAATTCCGCCAGAAGCCGTGAGGTGCTGCTCAAACATTTCGTTCCGCCCAAGCGGGCGCAGGTTGTCTACAATTCTTTTGTGGGCGGTGGTCGCAAGCCTAAACGTTCCGCTGAGACTTCTATTATTTATGTCGGAAACGGGGGCCATGCCAAGGGCGCGGATGTCTTTATCCAGTCCGTTGATCGCCTTCTTGCCAAGGATAAATGCGAGGGTGTGCGTTTTATCGCTGTGGGTTTGAAGGATATTTCCAGCTTCAGCGAGAATGCTTCTCCGGCAACGCTGGAACGCATTGAGAGTCCAGGCTTTATCGCGCATGAGGAAGTTGGAAAACTACTGGCGACCTCACATATTTACGTTATGAGTTCCCGGCTGGAATCCATGCCTAATACCCTGCTTGAAGCATTCGATGCCGGACTGGCCGCCATTTGCACCAAAGCAGGCGGAACCGGGGAGTTGATCCGTAACGGGATGAATGGTTTCCTCTGTGAACTGGAAGACAGCGAAGGGCTGGCTAAGTGCATGAAGACGCTCATTGATGATACCGAGCTGCGGGGTGAAATGGGACGGCTTAACCGCAGGATTGTGCGCACTTTTATGTCAAGTTCGGCCAAGTCTCGGTCTTTGTTGAAAGTCTACTCGTCCATGCCCGGCGATGAACCGCAGGTCGATCTGCCGGATATTGACGGTTTGATTAAAAAATAA
- a CDS encoding glycosyltransferase encodes MGNLYSDNYWADMYAAVRRKLLIGSVGAKHLFDTGAHALESNPQLGVELLLAAYIANPLDGNMATQLAQVEGLLPLFPSSTAACLKSVAARFSKPENLSYFMRIAAKRDAVKIKNYILSCLKKEPGNLFWIQQGLVHAGAFADFRFGLELLSAKFPDELLPAINCAKAFFHYMDGNAAEALPLLMSSSDVFGLNNMAHLAASVTLRLGERETAISILAGAVDAQPWRVSEAMRLYDLACGLDQKKVPLPGNTAVLLYSFNKADELDATLESLHQSELHTAKIFMLDNGSSDGTAEVLDKWQSQFGERMVRIDLPVNIGAAAARNWLMHEPQVRECEFAIYLDDDVEVQPDWISRLGAAVEAYPDAGVWGCKVLDHAAPAVMQSVDLHMIQPVGDEGEGPEVDLSKIAPNPFRCSDLHLYLLDSGFFDYMRPCASVTGCCHLFRTQKLLDNGGFSLFLSPSQYDDLEHDLRSCLKGEFPVYQGHLGIRHRKRSGFASHTSFVQEGNALGNRYKMQAMHPRSEILRIMAEEERLLQSDLEKKMQYLVRKGFLAG; translated from the coding sequence ATGGGTAATTTATATAGCGATAACTACTGGGCCGATATGTATGCTGCGGTGCGTCGTAAACTTCTGATCGGCTCTGTGGGGGCGAAGCATCTTTTTGATACCGGGGCGCATGCTCTAGAATCCAACCCGCAACTGGGTGTCGAGCTTTTGCTGGCGGCTTACATCGCTAATCCGCTTGACGGTAATATGGCAACGCAGCTTGCACAGGTGGAAGGCCTGCTGCCGCTTTTTCCTTCGTCCACAGCTGCCTGCCTTAAGAGCGTTGCGGCTCGTTTCAGCAAGCCGGAAAATCTTTCATATTTCATGCGTATCGCGGCCAAAAGGGATGCCGTAAAAATTAAGAACTACATACTTTCCTGTCTGAAAAAGGAACCGGGAAATTTGTTCTGGATACAGCAGGGGCTGGTTCATGCCGGAGCCTTTGCGGATTTCCGTTTCGGGTTGGAGCTTTTATCCGCTAAGTTTCCCGACGAACTTCTTCCGGCAATCAATTGCGCCAAAGCTTTTTTTCATTATATGGACGGAAATGCTGCTGAGGCGCTCCCTTTGCTCATGTCCTCTTCCGATGTGTTCGGGCTGAACAACATGGCCCATCTGGCGGCTTCCGTGACCTTGAGGCTCGGTGAACGTGAAACAGCTATATCAATTCTCGCCGGGGCTGTGGACGCTCAGCCGTGGAGGGTTTCCGAAGCCATGCGGCTCTATGATCTGGCTTGCGGTCTGGATCAAAAGAAAGTGCCCCTGCCCGGAAATACGGCTGTCCTGCTTTACTCCTTCAATAAAGCGGATGAGCTGGACGCGACCCTTGAATCCCTGCATCAATCCGAGCTGCACACGGCTAAAATTTTCATGCTTGATAACGGTTCCTCGGACGGTACAGCTGAAGTCTTGGATAAGTGGCAAAGCCAGTTCGGTGAACGTATGGTACGCATCGACCTGCCGGTTAATATCGGCGCGGCAGCAGCACGTAACTGGCTGATGCATGAACCTCAGGTGCGGGAATGTGAATTCGCGATCTATCTTGACGATGATGTGGAAGTTCAGCCGGATTGGATTTCTCGGCTCGGCGCAGCTGTTGAGGCCTATCCCGATGCGGGAGTCTGGGGTTGCAAGGTGCTTGATCACGCCGCTCCGGCAGTGATGCAGTCCGTGGACCTGCACATGATCCAGCCCGTCGGTGATGAGGGAGAAGGTCCTGAGGTGGATCTTTCCAAAATAGCGCCCAATCCTTTTCGTTGTTCAGATCTGCATCTGTACCTTCTCGATAGCGGTTTTTTCGATTACATGCGTCCCTGCGCTTCTGTAACCGGCTGTTGTCATTTGTTCAGGACACAGAAGCTGCTTGACAACGGAGGCTTTTCCTTGTTCCTTTCTCCCTCGCAGTATGATGACCTTGAGCATGACCTGCGTAGTTGTCTGAAAGGTGAATTTCCTGTTTATCAGGGACATCTCGGCATCCGGCATCGTAAACGTTCCGGATTTGCCAGCCATACCAGCTTCGTACAGGAAGGTAATGCTCTGGGAAACCGTTACAAGATGCAGGCCATGCATCCGCGTAGCGAAATACTGCGTATAATGGCTGAGGAAGAAAGGCTTCTTCAGTCCGACCTTGAGAAAAAGATGCAGTATCTGGTGCGGAAGGGTTTTCTGGCCGGATAA
- a CDS encoding YkgJ family cysteine cluster protein: MSDHDQTQDFLNNLPELEPGKTFGFACHPGVPCFNACCGDLNLMLTPYDVLRLRKGLGHDSKKFIHNHADITRTPGVGFPMCKLRMLDNAKRSCPFVREEGCSIYENRPGACRTYPLGRASRMDENGETIEQFFIVQEPHCRGFEEEKEWTSTEWLKDQGLEPYNEVNDRYMRLMNRARKAGVVLDERKLNMAFLALYQVDNFMNFIKDMNVFSRLDISEERQQAILSDEEECLSFALDWVELIVLGSSENLSPKK, from the coding sequence ATGTCCGACCACGATCAAACTCAGGATTTTTTGAACAACCTGCCCGAACTTGAGCCCGGTAAAACTTTCGGCTTTGCCTGCCATCCCGGAGTTCCTTGCTTTAACGCCTGCTGCGGTGACCTTAATCTTATGCTCACACCTTACGACGTTCTGCGTTTGCGTAAGGGACTGGGGCACGATAGTAAAAAATTTATTCATAATCACGCTGATATTACCCGCACTCCCGGTGTCGGCTTCCCCATGTGCAAGCTGCGCATGCTCGATAATGCCAAACGCAGCTGTCCTTTCGTTCGTGAAGAAGGCTGCTCTATTTACGAAAACCGCCCCGGAGCATGCCGGACATATCCGCTGGGGCGCGCTTCCCGCATGGATGAGAACGGTGAGACAATCGAACAATTTTTTATCGTGCAGGAACCTCACTGTCGCGGATTTGAAGAAGAGAAAGAATGGACCAGCACAGAATGGCTTAAGGATCAGGGGCTTGAACCTTACAATGAAGTAAATGACCGTTACATGCGGCTCATGAACCGTGCCCGCAAGGCCGGGGTCGTTCTTGATGAACGCAAGTTGAATATGGCTTTTCTGGCCCTCTATCAGGTCGATAATTTTATGAATTTCATCAAGGATATGAACGTGTTCTCTCGTCTTGATATTTCTGAAGAACGTCAGCAGGCTATCCTCAGTGACGAGGAAGAATGTCTTAGTTTTGCCCTCGACTGGGTTGAGCTGATTGTGCTTGGTTCTTCCGAAAACCTGTCGCCTAAAAAATAG
- a CDS encoding CPBP family intramembrane glutamic endopeptidase — MINNKTAILILAALPFYLNDFNNIFIKHELLWLTIDYGAKIIPLAFLFYLLKTNTLCSKDLGLVNMPLKRLILWTLGITIFGLCLDEPGFTLWSKLLPSMRLGSIPIGADSPLYMLDMTLGLALVAIAEEVIFRGLAFTTLKERGYSIPKIFLLSAVIFGLIHWSQGPVAIIATAVTGSGLMICMYCTRSIYPTIIAHYVINYLSFSGKAAQFWGL, encoded by the coding sequence GTGATCAATAATAAAACTGCAATACTCATTCTCGCGGCCCTGCCGTTCTACCTGAATGACTTCAACAACATCTTTATAAAGCACGAACTGCTCTGGCTGACAATTGACTATGGAGCCAAAATTATCCCGCTGGCATTCCTGTTTTATCTGCTGAAAACAAACACTCTGTGCAGTAAGGATCTAGGCCTTGTGAACATGCCCCTGAAACGGCTTATCCTCTGGACACTGGGCATAACAATCTTCGGGCTCTGCCTCGACGAACCGGGTTTCACCCTCTGGTCCAAGCTGCTGCCGTCCATGCGGCTGGGGTCCATCCCCATCGGCGCAGACTCCCCGCTTTACATGCTGGATATGACTCTCGGACTCGCACTTGTCGCTATTGCGGAAGAAGTGATCTTCCGCGGGCTTGCTTTCACCACCCTCAAAGAGCGCGGTTATTCCATCCCCAAAATCTTTCTCCTTTCAGCTGTCATATTCGGGTTGATTCACTGGTCGCAGGGCCCGGTTGCAATTATCGCAACAGCTGTCACCGGCTCCGGACTCATGATCTGCATGTATTGCACACGGTCAATATATCCGACCATCATCGCGCATTATGTAATTAATTATCTTTCTTTTTCAGGTAAGGCTGCTCAATTTTGGGGATTGTAA
- the rfaE2 gene encoding D-glycero-beta-D-manno-heptose 1-phosphate adenylyltransferase: MSEQLNTELSSPKILSADEFAKIRADFPADRKLVFTNGCFDILHAGHVDLLSRAREQGNLLVLGLNSDKSVRSIKGEKRPVNGQQQRAFVLSGLACIDYVIFFDEDTPYNLISKVQPDVLVKGGDWSVDNIVGRDIVEERGGKVLSLPLLSGYSTTGLIRYIRENNIE, translated from the coding sequence TTGTCAGAGCAATTAAATACAGAATTAAGCAGCCCGAAGATACTCTCTGCGGATGAATTTGCAAAGATAAGGGCTGATTTTCCCGCTGACCGGAAACTGGTTTTTACCAACGGTTGTTTTGATATTCTTCATGCCGGACATGTGGACCTGCTTTCCCGTGCTCGCGAGCAGGGAAATCTGCTGGTACTGGGGCTTAACAGTGATAAATCCGTACGTTCCATCAAGGGGGAGAAACGGCCTGTTAACGGGCAGCAGCAGCGTGCATTTGTCCTTTCCGGTTTGGCCTGTATTGATTATGTTATCTTTTTCGATGAGGATACCCCGTACAACCTGATCAGTAAGGTCCAGCCCGATGTGCTGGTCAAAGGCGGCGACTGGAGCGTGGATAACATCGTCGGGCGTGATATTGTTGAGGAGCGTGGCGGTAAAGTGCTTTCCCTGCCTCTGCTGTCAGGCTATTCTACAACAGGGTTGATCCGCTATATCCGGGAGAATAATATTGAATAG
- a CDS encoding Nif3-like dinuclear metal center hexameric protein — protein sequence MKTADVISRIESLVPSGYAAPWDNCGVQIAGREREVGKIAVALDPLPQVAAKALEWGAQFILTHHPLAIEAKLPAKLDWFHSVMKQVLCAEATLFASHTSLDVQFKGVVSWLGRELELENLRVLDPVAENEAGDILGFGCIGEYTAPVVYADFVERVSRLSGCGVVSLCGPEPEKVGCVAMCPGSGSSLMDKAFGLGADVFITGDVKYHPAQESVGAVLDVGHFSLEEEMMRRFSAVLDEELGNEVEVKFFSGRNPFAHYVQGEGVRRP from the coding sequence ATGAAAACAGCAGATGTAATCAGCAGGATCGAGTCTCTTGTTCCTTCGGGGTATGCCGCCCCTTGGGATAATTGCGGTGTTCAGATCGCAGGCCGGGAAAGGGAAGTCGGTAAAATTGCCGTGGCCCTTGATCCGCTGCCGCAGGTTGCCGCAAAAGCTCTGGAATGGGGGGCTCAGTTTATTCTGACCCATCATCCGCTGGCAATTGAGGCTAAGCTGCCCGCAAAGCTGGACTGGTTCCACTCTGTGATGAAGCAGGTCCTCTGCGCGGAGGCTACTCTTTTTGCCTCGCACACCTCTTTGGATGTGCAGTTTAAGGGAGTTGTTTCATGGCTGGGCCGTGAGCTGGAGCTGGAAAATCTGCGCGTACTTGACCCGGTTGCGGAAAACGAGGCCGGTGATATACTCGGGTTCGGATGTATCGGCGAGTATACAGCCCCGGTTGTTTACGCTGATTTTGTTGAACGAGTTTCGCGGCTTTCCGGATGCGGGGTTGTTTCCCTGTGCGGACCGGAACCGGAGAAGGTCGGCTGTGTTGCCATGTGTCCCGGTTCGGGATCATCGCTCATGGACAAGGCTTTCGGCCTTGGAGCGGATGTTTTCATTACCGGGGATGTGAAGTATCATCCCGCACAGGAAAGTGTGGGCGCGGTGCTGGATGTGGGGCATTTTTCTCTGGAAGAAGAGATGATGCGCCGTTTTTCCGCTGTTCTGGACGAAGAACTCGGAAATGAAGTGGAAGTTAAATTTTTCAGTGGACGCAATCCTTTCGCCCATTACGTGCAGGGGGAAGGCGTTCGCAGGCCCTGA
- a CDS encoding C4-type zinc ribbon domain-containing protein, with protein MYEKQIEQLVVLQKVDDEIILLEAEIDQAPKDVAALESRKESLEKRKLQLTEKLELLAEQKKKLEAEIEEDSVKVKKSKSKLMLVGTTKEYHAMMREMDSLEKLNRLREEEKVTVLEENTRQVELLADIDGKIKELDAELDEKRAGLKERLAAANSELEKLTKRRNKAGEVVPKPILGRYEFIRSRLSHPVIVPVEDAVCSGCNIMIPPQEFNVLQEGKQILSCPNCQRLIYWIEHVPEAAKPKALQKDEA; from the coding sequence ATGTATGAAAAGCAGATAGAACAGCTTGTAGTTTTGCAGAAGGTTGATGACGAAATTATCCTTCTTGAAGCGGAAATAGATCAGGCGCCCAAAGATGTGGCTGCCCTTGAATCCCGCAAGGAATCCCTTGAAAAACGCAAACTGCAGCTGACCGAAAAGCTTGAACTGCTTGCCGAGCAGAAGAAAAAGCTTGAAGCCGAGATCGAAGAAGATTCCGTTAAGGTTAAGAAGAGCAAAAGTAAACTGATGCTCGTCGGAACCACCAAGGAATACCACGCCATGATGCGTGAAATGGACAGTCTTGAAAAGCTGAACAGACTTCGTGAAGAAGAGAAGGTCACCGTACTTGAAGAAAACACCCGTCAGGTTGAGCTTCTGGCTGACATTGACGGTAAAATCAAGGAACTTGACGCAGAGCTGGATGAAAAGCGCGCCGGTCTCAAGGAAAGACTTGCCGCAGCCAACAGCGAGCTGGAGAAACTTACCAAACGCCGCAATAAAGCCGGTGAAGTTGTTCCCAAGCCAATTCTCGGTCGTTACGAATTTATTCGTTCCCGTCTTTCCCATCCCGTTATTGTGCCTGTTGAAGACGCAGTATGTTCCGGATGTAATATTATGATTCCCCCGCAGGAATTCAATGTTCTGCAGGAAGGAAAACAGATACTGAGCTGCCCCAACTGTCAGCGCCTTATCTACTGGATTGAGCACGTTCCCGAAGCTGCGAAGCCTAAGGCTCTCCAGAAAGACGAAGCTTAA